Proteins from one Geothermobacter hydrogeniphilus genomic window:
- the resB gene encoding cytochrome c biogenesis protein ResB → MNAKKSSFFDHVWDFFCSLKLAISTLILLALTSIIGTVIQQNANPQDYVREYGETAYRIFSALNFLDMYHSWWFLTLLTLFAVNLICCSIKRLPRILKLVNQPNLDPDERFYKTLANGGELTVGLAPEEVRDRLAEFLGQKFSRPRVAEGEGVIQLFAQKMPWARFSVYVTHLSILVIFLGAILGTVWGYKAYVNIPEGSSTDKVWPRGSDTPIDLGFEVRCDRFEVQFYPGGMRPKEFVSDLVVLENGKEVVKKTIEVNDPLTYKGITFYQSSYGPMGDPQFHFKVRERATGKTVTVVAHKGQPVKLPGGQAFRVADFTEHFQTFGSAARIEMLPDLTGKNPAGRSRKSFVVLQKFPEFDAQRGGEYIFSLLDYKQRYYTGLQVAKDPGVWVVWLGCFFLVAGTFSAFFLSHRRLWVTVRAEGGKTHVRYGANAHRNQAAFAIWFEDFARDFEESLKK, encoded by the coding sequence TTGAACGCAAAAAAAAGTTCGTTTTTCGACCACGTCTGGGACTTTTTCTGTTCCCTGAAACTTGCCATCAGTACCCTTATCCTGCTGGCTCTCACCTCCATTATCGGGACCGTGATCCAGCAGAACGCGAATCCCCAGGATTATGTCAGGGAGTACGGCGAGACCGCCTACCGGATATTCTCCGCCCTCAATTTTCTCGACATGTACCACTCCTGGTGGTTCCTGACCCTGCTGACTCTTTTCGCCGTCAACCTGATCTGCTGTTCGATCAAGCGTCTGCCGCGGATTCTGAAGCTGGTCAACCAGCCGAACCTTGACCCCGATGAACGGTTTTACAAGACTCTGGCCAATGGAGGAGAACTGACCGTCGGTCTGGCTCCTGAGGAGGTCCGTGATCGGCTGGCGGAATTTCTGGGTCAGAAGTTTTCCCGGCCGCGGGTCGCTGAAGGGGAGGGGGTAATCCAGCTTTTCGCTCAGAAAATGCCCTGGGCTCGGTTCAGTGTCTACGTCACCCACCTGTCGATCCTGGTGATTTTCCTTGGCGCTATCCTGGGCACCGTCTGGGGTTACAAGGCCTATGTCAATATTCCCGAGGGAAGCAGTACCGACAAGGTCTGGCCGCGCGGCAGCGATACACCGATCGATCTGGGGTTCGAGGTGCGCTGTGATCGTTTCGAGGTGCAGTTCTATCCCGGCGGCATGCGCCCCAAGGAGTTTGTCAGTGACCTGGTGGTGCTGGAGAATGGCAAAGAGGTGGTGAAGAAGACCATCGAGGTCAATGACCCGCTGACCTATAAAGGGATTACGTTCTACCAGTCAAGTTACGGACCGATGGGTGATCCGCAGTTTCACTTCAAGGTACGCGAACGGGCCACCGGCAAGACGGTGACCGTTGTCGCCCACAAGGGCCAGCCGGTCAAGCTGCCGGGCGGACAGGCGTTTCGGGTAGCTGATTTCACGGAACATTTTCAGACCTTCGGTTCGGCTGCCCGGATTGAGATGCTGCCCGACCTGACCGGCAAGAATCCGGCAGGAAGGAGTCGGAAATCCTTTGTTGTGCTGCAGAAATTCCCGGAATTCGACGCCCAGCGCGGCGGTGAATATATCTTCAGCCTGCTCGATTACAAGCAGCGCTACTATACCGGTCTGCAGGTTGCTAAAGACCCCGGTGTCTGGGTCGTCTGGCTGGGCTGCTTCTTTCTTGTCGCCGGTACTTTTTCGGCCTTTTTCCTTTCTCACCGTCGTCTCTGGGTGACCGTTCGTGCGGAAGGCGGCAAGACCCATGTCCGCTACGGCGCCAATGCGCACCGTAATCAGGCGGCTTTCGCCATCTGGTTTGAAGATTTTGCCAGGGACTTCGAGGAGTCGCTGAAAAAATAG
- the ccsB gene encoding c-type cytochrome biogenesis protein CcsB, translating to MSSVNLFNFTTIAYFSAMILFVGYLVTRKEGVSLVANIATWIGFVLHTGGIGLRWYESYQMLGADGRAPLSNLYESVVFFAWTIVLIYILIDLKYKQRAVGAFVVPFAFLGMTWAQLNLDDAIDPLVPALQSNWLTYHVITCFLGYACFAVACGVSIMYLIKSGKEQNNAESTPAGGVMSLFPSIKVLDDINYKAIMIGFPLLSLGIITGAAWANYAWGTYWSWDPKETWSLIVWFVYAAFLHARFTRGWVGRKAAWLSVFGFAATIFCYLGVNLVLSGLHSYGGG from the coding sequence ATGTCCAGCGTTAATTTGTTCAATTTCACCACTATTGCTTATTTCTCCGCCATGATCCTTTTTGTCGGCTACCTGGTGACCCGCAAGGAGGGTGTTTCCCTGGTTGCCAACATTGCGACCTGGATCGGTTTTGTGCTGCATACCGGTGGCATCGGTCTGCGCTGGTACGAGTCCTACCAGATGCTCGGTGCCGACGGCAGGGCGCCGCTCTCAAATCTCTATGAATCGGTGGTTTTTTTCGCCTGGACCATCGTCTTGATCTACATCCTGATCGACCTGAAATACAAGCAGCGCGCGGTCGGAGCCTTTGTCGTGCCCTTCGCTTTTCTCGGCATGACCTGGGCCCAACTCAACCTCGATGACGCCATCGATCCCCTGGTCCCAGCGCTGCAGAGTAACTGGCTGACCTATCATGTCATCACCTGTTTTCTCGGCTATGCATGCTTCGCTGTCGCCTGCGGGGTGTCGATCATGTACCTGATCAAGTCGGGCAAGGAGCAGAATAATGCTGAATCGACTCCGGCCGGCGGGGTGATGTCGCTGTTCCCCAGCATCAAAGTGCTGGACGATATCAACTACAAGGCGATCATGATCGGTTTTCCGCTGCTTTCCCTCGGTATCATTACCGGTGCCGCCTGGGCTAATTATGCCTGGGGAACTTATTGGAGCTGGGATCCGAAGGAGACCTGGAGCCTGATCGTCTGGTTCGTCTATGCCGCCTTCCTGCACGCCCGTTTTACCCGCGGATGGGTCGGCAGAAAGGCCGCCTGGCTGTCGGTGTTCGGCTTTGCCGCGACCATTTTCTGCTACCTTGGAGTGAACCTGGTGCTTTCCGGTCTTCATTCCTATGGTGGCGGTTGA
- a CDS encoding cytochrome c3 family protein, with amino-acid sequence MERLLKYLLMVLAAFFLFQGSAWAGGCVTTACHAIMGKAKVVHGPVAVGECGLCHESTGRKHPGKKGAFKLVKTGSDLCYLCHDSKTEGKKHIHPILEEGCTGCHSPHQSANKYFLLQPGNALCLMCHDDKGGGTNQHPAVEEGCISCHDPHAGDAPKMLSVEGNDLCLTCHDDPTGGRKYVHPALEEGCTSCHDPHDGPAPKMLPAEGKDLCLTCHDDPTEGMKYVHPALEDGCTACHDPHAGDAPKMLSAEGNDLCLQCHDDPTDGMKVVHPAVEEGCVSCHNPHASPNPKMLRAAGSALCYQCHESKTDGKAHVHTPVADGECTSCHGPHGGPKEKMLPATGSALCYQCHDDKTDGQFVHPPVAAGECESCHDVHAADGEYQTIEPGNQLCFMCHDDKAELGTMKNVHPVVADGCTNCHNPHNGPQPKMLPARGDALCAGCHDDIAATAKNAVSKHPALEDGCTVCHDVHGTGQPRMFSSPLETMCFDCHDEMQEKIAGSVSQHQPVKNGRCVACHAPHGSRNPPLLRASYPPPGEFYAPYRPGTYALCLTCHNRGKLEYRRTSEATNFRNGDRNLHYVHVNKRTKGRVCRTCHDVHGADQPKLVQSKTRGFGSWDIPIKLQKTETGGTCMVGCHQPRGYDRVRPVRNK; translated from the coding sequence ATGGAGCGGCTGTTGAAATACCTTTTGATGGTTTTGGCGGCATTTTTCCTATTTCAGGGCAGTGCCTGGGCCGGTGGTTGCGTGACGACCGCCTGTCACGCCATCATGGGGAAGGCAAAAGTGGTGCATGGTCCGGTCGCGGTGGGGGAATGTGGTCTCTGTCACGAGTCGACCGGCAGGAAGCATCCGGGGAAGAAAGGTGCCTTCAAGCTGGTCAAGACCGGCAGCGATCTCTGTTATCTCTGTCACGACAGCAAAACCGAGGGGAAAAAACATATTCATCCGATTCTCGAAGAGGGTTGCACCGGTTGTCACAGCCCTCACCAGTCAGCCAATAAGTATTTCCTGCTGCAGCCCGGCAACGCGCTTTGTCTGATGTGTCATGATGACAAGGGTGGCGGAACCAATCAGCACCCGGCTGTGGAGGAAGGTTGTATCTCCTGTCACGATCCCCATGCCGGGGATGCTCCGAAGATGCTCAGTGTTGAAGGCAATGACCTTTGCCTGACCTGCCACGATGATCCGACCGGCGGCAGAAAATATGTTCATCCCGCCCTTGAGGAAGGCTGTACCTCCTGTCACGATCCCCATGATGGCCCGGCGCCGAAGATGCTGCCGGCGGAAGGCAAGGATCTTTGCCTGACCTGCCATGACGACCCGACCGAGGGGATGAAATATGTTCATCCGGCCCTGGAAGACGGTTGTACCGCCTGCCATGACCCCCACGCCGGGGATGCGCCGAAGATGCTCAGTGCAGAGGGTAATGATCTCTGCCTGCAGTGCCATGATGATCCGACCGACGGGATGAAGGTGGTCCACCCGGCGGTGGAAGAGGGATGCGTCTCCTGCCATAATCCGCATGCCAGCCCGAATCCGAAGATGCTTCGTGCCGCCGGCAGTGCTCTCTGTTACCAGTGTCACGAGAGCAAGACCGACGGTAAGGCGCATGTGCATACCCCGGTGGCCGATGGGGAATGTACCTCCTGTCATGGACCTCATGGCGGTCCGAAGGAAAAGATGCTGCCTGCGACCGGCAGCGCTCTCTGCTATCAGTGTCATGATGACAAGACTGATGGTCAATTCGTGCATCCGCCGGTTGCCGCCGGTGAATGCGAGAGCTGCCATGATGTCCATGCTGCCGATGGGGAGTATCAGACCATCGAACCGGGCAATCAGCTCTGCTTCATGTGCCATGATGACAAGGCTGAACTGGGGACCATGAAGAATGTCCATCCGGTTGTCGCCGACGGTTGCACCAACTGCCACAACCCCCACAATGGACCGCAGCCGAAAATGTTGCCGGCTCGTGGAGACGCCCTCTGTGCCGGTTGTCATGATGACATTGCCGCTACGGCAAAAAATGCAGTTTCAAAGCATCCCGCCCTTGAGGATGGCTGCACCGTCTGTCATGATGTTCATGGTACCGGGCAACCACGCATGTTCAGCAGTCCTCTGGAAACCATGTGCTTTGACTGTCATGACGAGATGCAGGAGAAGATTGCCGGCAGTGTTTCCCAGCATCAGCCGGTGAAGAATGGCCGCTGTGTCGCCTGTCACGCGCCCCACGGGTCACGGAATCCACCGTTGCTGAGGGCGAGTTATCCTCCGCCGGGCGAGTTCTATGCGCCCTACCGGCCGGGGACCTATGCACTCTGTCTGACCTGCCATAACCGGGGCAAGTTGGAATATCGTCGTACCTCCGAGGCGACCAACTTTCGCAACGGGGATCGGAATCTGCATTACGTGCATGTCAACAAGCGCACCAAGGGAAGGGTCTGTCGCACCTGTCACGATGTCCACGGTGCCGATCAGCCGAAGCTGGTTCAGAGCAAGACCCGTGGTTTCGGCAGCTGGGACATCCCGATCAAGTTGCAGAAGACCGAGACCGGCGGCACCTGCATGGTCGGGTGCCACCAGCCGCGGGGTTATGATCGGGTGCGTCCGGTGCGCAACAAGTGA
- a CDS encoding SMP-30/gluconolactonase/LRE family protein, translating to MLLPVLLLAGCSPAAAPRKRFFWPIGTGQPRIEYLNYYLGEQDLKRGVENPFSDAVFGRERPVPVFQQPHAIAVKKDEVLVSDLIIKKVVVLDFSQKKIRYLKDAKGRDYLFRRPIGIAVAPRGTVLVVDAIEHRVDVFSAADAYLKSFGQNHLSRPTGIAVSPDGQQVWVVDTGAHRLVHFDGDGNYLGEMGARGVAPGMFNFPLDADFDAEGNLYVLDAMNARVQVFSPQGKFLRAFGGRGTQRGLFRIPKSLAVSRTSGLIYVTDSMANDFIVFDLQGRLLLTVGGHYASNLSKVVPGGMNLPKAIAVDKQDGIWVVDGLNRMVHRFQYLTPAYLEKHPILPGERLVPTAVFKSTPAK from the coding sequence TTGTTGCTGCCGGTCCTGCTGTTGGCCGGATGTTCACCCGCCGCGGCACCCCGAAAAAGGTTTTTCTGGCCGATCGGGACGGGCCAGCCGCGCATTGAATATCTCAACTACTATCTTGGCGAACAGGATCTGAAGCGAGGGGTCGAGAACCCCTTTTCCGATGCCGTGTTCGGCAGGGAACGTCCGGTTCCGGTTTTTCAGCAGCCCCATGCCATTGCTGTCAAGAAGGACGAGGTACTGGTCTCTGATCTGATCATCAAGAAGGTTGTTGTCCTCGATTTTTCGCAAAAGAAAATCCGCTACCTGAAAGACGCCAAGGGGCGGGATTACCTCTTCCGTCGACCGATCGGCATCGCCGTGGCTCCACGGGGTACAGTCCTGGTGGTTGATGCCATTGAGCATCGGGTTGATGTTTTTTCGGCTGCTGATGCCTACCTCAAATCCTTCGGGCAGAATCATCTGTCACGACCCACCGGCATTGCCGTCTCTCCGGATGGTCAACAGGTCTGGGTGGTGGATACCGGTGCCCACAGGCTGGTTCATTTTGATGGTGACGGAAACTATCTGGGTGAAATGGGGGCGCGCGGAGTGGCTCCCGGGATGTTCAATTTTCCTCTGGATGCTGATTTCGATGCCGAGGGGAATCTCTACGTTCTTGACGCGATGAATGCCCGGGTGCAGGTTTTTTCCCCGCAGGGTAAGTTTCTGCGCGCTTTCGGTGGTCGCGGGACCCAGCGGGGGCTGTTTCGCATTCCCAAAAGCCTAGCGGTCAGTCGAACTTCGGGGTTGATTTATGTGACCGATTCGATGGCCAACGATTTTATTGTTTTTGACCTGCAGGGGAGGCTGTTGCTGACTGTCGGCGGGCATTATGCCAGCAACCTGAGCAAGGTTGTGCCCGGAGGGATGAATCTGCCCAAGGCAATCGCGGTTGACAAGCAGGATGGGATCTGGGTTGTTGACGGGCTCAATCGTATGGTGCACCGTTTCCAGTATCTTACCCCCGCCTACCTGGAAAAACATCCGATCCTGCCTGGAGAGAGGCTGGTGCCGACGGCTGTTTTCAAGTCGACTCCAGCGAAGTAG
- a CDS encoding cytochrome c3 family protein — translation MKKLIWMSVLAGSLLVTSLAAAAGLEIVYPADKTVVTKSNYLIIKGGDKPQLEAMVITINGVASDPIDISGADYRAAFGDLLILQPEFDAGKNQVEVKGYVAGKQVARATAVLFYQKDPMTAVPSGFVPFRMHTAEREAKCVGCHNMNPDKVEMRQTDPAKNPCASCHRRMLNRKYVHGPAGAMQCAACHSMQPKNGVKYTVSSDDAALCGGCHRQQEDRFARNKKLHGPVDAGLCLPCHDPHASDQPAQLVAKVNDLCLGCHEAIRGQVHAVQGLTGNSHPLEGRPDPSRPGRELSCAGCHDPHGGAVEQLFVQQKTSRFGLCAVCHQK, via the coding sequence ATGAAAAAGCTGATCTGGATGTCGGTCCTGGCGGGTTCCCTGCTGGTGACGTCACTGGCGGCGGCGGCCGGTCTTGAAATTGTCTACCCGGCTGACAAGACGGTGGTGACCAAGTCCAATTACCTGATTATCAAGGGCGGGGATAAGCCTCAGCTTGAGGCGATGGTGATCACCATCAACGGGGTGGCCAGCGATCCGATCGATATTTCAGGGGCTGATTACCGGGCCGCCTTCGGCGACCTGCTGATTCTGCAGCCGGAATTCGATGCCGGTAAAAATCAGGTCGAGGTCAAGGGTTACGTCGCCGGGAAGCAGGTGGCCAGGGCGACGGCTGTTCTTTTCTATCAGAAGGACCCCATGACAGCTGTCCCGTCCGGGTTCGTGCCGTTTCGGATGCATACCGCCGAGCGTGAAGCCAAGTGTGTCGGCTGTCATAATATGAATCCGGACAAGGTTGAGATGCGGCAGACCGACCCGGCCAAGAATCCCTGCGCCTCCTGTCACCGTCGCATGCTGAATCGCAAGTACGTGCATGGACCGGCTGGTGCCATGCAGTGCGCGGCCTGTCACAGTATGCAGCCGAAGAATGGTGTCAAGTATACGGTTTCCAGTGATGACGCGGCCCTTTGCGGTGGCTGCCACAGGCAACAGGAGGACCGTTTTGCCAGAAACAAGAAGTTGCACGGTCCGGTTGATGCCGGCCTCTGCCTGCCTTGTCATGACCCCCATGCCAGTGACCAGCCGGCGCAACTTGTCGCCAAGGTCAACGACCTCTGTCTCGGCTGCCATGAAGCGATTCGCGGCCAGGTCCACGCTGTTCAGGGGCTGACCGGCAACTCCCACCCCCTGGAGGGGCGTCCCGACCCGAGTCGGCCCGGACGTGAGCTTTCCTGCGCCGGCTGTCATGATCCCCACGGTGGTGCGGTGGAGCAGCTTTTTGTTCAGCAGAAGACCAGCCGTTTCGGACTCTGTGCGGTCTGCCATCAGAAGTAG
- a CDS encoding cytochrome c3 family protein, producing MKKVFVLAAALMLFAAPAMAVISGSKHDFTQAPYNATEICVFCHTPHGADTSVADAPLWNHYTTTQTFTTYTSASLDGTITSPSGRSKLCLSCHDGVTAIDAYGGATTGTPMATGIAANLGTDLSNDHPVSVTYEDAANGGTDAGLRAADAAVGTSVTNGGVTLPLYTDKVECASCHDVHNGGAGQPMLRASNANSALCLVCHNK from the coding sequence ATGAAGAAGGTATTTGTTCTGGCCGCAGCGCTGATGCTGTTTGCCGCCCCTGCCATGGCCGTGATCAGCGGCTCCAAGCACGATTTTACCCAGGCTCCCTACAATGCCACCGAAATCTGTGTGTTCTGCCACACCCCGCATGGTGCCGACACCAGCGTGGCTGACGCGCCGCTGTGGAACCACTACACCACGACCCAGACGTTCACCACCTACACCTCGGCATCCCTCGACGGCACCATCACGTCGCCCTCAGGCCGCTCCAAGCTGTGCCTCTCCTGCCATGACGGCGTCACCGCCATCGACGCCTACGGCGGCGCGACCACCGGTACCCCGATGGCAACCGGTATTGCCGCCAACCTCGGTACCGACCTCAGCAACGACCACCCGGTCAGCGTGACCTACGAAGATGCGGCCAATGGCGGCACCGACGCCGGTCTGCGTGCTGCGGATGCCGCCGTCGGCACCTCGGTCACCAACGGTGGTGTGACCCTGCCGCTGTACACTGACAAGGTCGAGTGCGCTTCCTGCCACGACGTGCACAACGGCGGCGCGGGTCAACCCATGCTGCGGGCCAGTAACGCCAACAGCGCCCTGTGCCTGGTCTGTCACAACAAGTAA
- a CDS encoding tRNA1(Val) (adenine(37)-N6)-methyltransferase: MKSIVASILRDEESQSPEGYRWSLDPFLLVAFAGATCRAPMMDLGCGRGIIALLLAAGGVERVDGIERQALPVAAARKNLGRLPEPGRFRVIHGDLRQCRELFAAQSYRTVLTNPPYRSPKSGRIAPDAERAGARHEMAGGLEDFIRAAAYLLKNNGHFCIVYLSERLAELLSLMQSCKIEPKRLRMVHSREGEGAKLVLVEGRRAARPGGLKIEPPLYLYDGDDYSAEVREIYTGFGLGQE, encoded by the coding sequence ATGAAATCGATCGTTGCATCCATTCTTCGGGACGAAGAAAGTCAGTCGCCGGAAGGGTATCGCTGGTCCCTTGATCCGTTTCTGCTGGTCGCTTTCGCGGGGGCCACCTGCAGGGCGCCGATGATGGACCTCGGTTGTGGCCGTGGAATCATCGCGTTGCTGCTGGCTGCCGGAGGGGTGGAGCGGGTGGATGGCATTGAGCGGCAAGCGTTGCCGGTTGCTGCTGCCCGTAAAAACCTCGGCCGCCTGCCGGAGCCCGGCAGGTTTCGCGTCATTCACGGGGATCTGCGGCAGTGCCGGGAATTGTTTGCGGCGCAGTCCTACCGGACGGTACTGACCAACCCTCCATATCGCTCCCCCAAAAGCGGTCGCATTGCTCCCGACGCCGAGCGTGCCGGGGCCCGGCATGAAATGGCCGGCGGGCTGGAGGACTTTATTCGCGCCGCCGCCTATCTGCTGAAAAACAACGGGCACTTCTGCATTGTCTATCTGTCGGAACGGCTTGCGGAATTGCTGTCCCTGATGCAGAGTTGCAAAATTGAGCCAAAACGGTTGCGTATGGTTCACTCCAGGGAAGGTGAGGGGGCCAAGCTGGTGCTGGTTGAGGGACGGCGCGCGGCCAGACCCGGCGGCCTGAAGATCGAGCCGCCGCTTTACCTGTATGACGGAGACGATTACTCCGCGGAGGTACGGGAGATCTATACCGGTTTCGGCCTCGGGCAAGAATAG
- a CDS encoding DUF721 domain-containing protein, with translation MNRKPKRPRLPQAVRAGSIAEEFFSSGGYAEKLKQYRAWQVWEQVVGPQIASHAKPLRIRDGILEVRVDQPIWMQQLRMMAPQILQKLNQELGEGLIRELFWKRGRMPDTPVETTSPERPPRSPLTETERAAIERELAALPEGEIRDALRRVRIRQAETEKGRRQ, from the coding sequence ATGAACAGGAAACCGAAGCGACCACGTCTCCCCCAGGCGGTCAGGGCCGGAAGCATCGCCGAGGAGTTCTTCTCCAGTGGCGGCTATGCGGAAAAACTGAAGCAGTACCGCGCCTGGCAGGTCTGGGAGCAGGTGGTCGGACCGCAGATCGCCTCCCACGCCAAACCGTTACGCATTCGCGACGGCATCCTTGAGGTGCGCGTCGACCAGCCGATCTGGATGCAGCAGTTGCGGATGATGGCGCCACAGATTCTGCAGAAACTCAATCAGGAACTCGGCGAAGGGCTGATTCGCGAGCTGTTCTGGAAACGCGGCCGGATGCCGGACACCCCTGTCGAGACAACATCTCCCGAACGTCCGCCGCGGAGCCCGTTGACCGAAACCGAACGGGCCGCCATTGAACGGGAACTTGCCGCCCTGCCCGAGGGTGAAATTCGCGATGCCCTGCGCCGGGTTCGTATCCGGCAGGCGGAGACTGAAAAGGGGAGAAGGCAGTAG
- a CDS encoding DUF3343 domain-containing protein gives MVKKGDLVAIFHSIHRVMKAEKLLKSADANILLIPVPRQLSSDCGLAIRIVAEDRARVLALLDEARLSPVELHEKQEGGFELLP, from the coding sequence ATGGTCAAAAAAGGTGATCTGGTTGCCATTTTTCACTCGATTCACCGGGTGATGAAGGCTGAAAAACTGCTCAAGTCCGCAGATGCGAACATCCTGCTGATTCCTGTGCCGCGTCAACTCAGTTCCGATTGCGGTCTGGCGATTCGCATCGTGGCGGAAGACCGGGCGCGGGTACTGGCACTGCTCGATGAAGCGCGGTTGTCGCCGGTGGAACTGCATGAAAAGCAGGAGGGCGGTTTTGAGTTGCTTCCGTAA
- the ffh gene encoding signal recognition particle protein has protein sequence MFDNLTEKFDTVFKKLRGRGRLSEENIKDALREVRLVLLEADVNFRVVKDFIAAVRDRALGQDVLKSLTPAQQVIKIVREELARLMGEGEANALDLAARPPVPVMLCGLQGAGKTTTCGKLALSLRRQKRNPLLVPADIYRPAAIEQLKTVGRQINVEVFDSQPGQDPVKICEAARAYAELNGFDTLILDTAGRLHIDSELMQELVRIRDSLEPREILFVADAMTGQDAVNVAESFNQVLDISGVILTKLDGDARGGAALSIRAVTGKPIKLVGMGEKLDALEVFHPDRMAQRILGMGDVLSLIEKAQSVVETEDAARMEAQLRKDGFTLETFRDQLQMIKKMGSMEGLLKMIPGAGKAMKQMKGMQPPDQEMKKIEAIINSMTRRERHDHRILNGSRRQRIARGSGTTVQDVNQLIKRFSEAQKMMKKMQKMGPKGLKGMMRGMPF, from the coding sequence ATGTTCGATAACCTGACGGAAAAGTTTGACACGGTCTTCAAGAAGCTGCGGGGCCGTGGGCGCCTGAGCGAAGAGAATATCAAGGACGCTCTGCGGGAGGTCCGGCTGGTTCTGCTCGAGGCCGACGTCAACTTCCGCGTGGTCAAGGATTTTATCGCTGCGGTTCGTGACCGGGCTCTCGGCCAGGATGTCCTCAAAAGTCTGACACCGGCCCAGCAGGTTATCAAGATTGTGCGCGAGGAACTTGCCCGATTGATGGGCGAGGGTGAGGCCAATGCTCTCGACCTGGCGGCACGCCCGCCGGTTCCGGTTATGCTCTGCGGTCTGCAGGGGGCCGGTAAAACGACCACCTGCGGTAAATTGGCGCTTTCTCTGCGGAGGCAGAAGCGCAACCCTTTGCTGGTGCCGGCCGACATCTATCGTCCGGCGGCGATTGAGCAGCTCAAGACTGTCGGCCGCCAGATCAATGTCGAGGTCTTCGACAGCCAGCCGGGGCAGGATCCGGTAAAAATCTGTGAAGCGGCCCGTGCCTACGCCGAGTTGAACGGGTTTGACACCCTGATCCTCGACACCGCCGGGCGGCTGCATATCGACAGCGAATTGATGCAGGAACTGGTGCGGATCAGGGATTCCCTCGAGCCGCGCGAGATTCTGTTCGTCGCTGATGCCATGACCGGGCAGGACGCCGTCAATGTCGCCGAGAGCTTCAATCAGGTTCTCGACATCAGCGGCGTGATTCTCACCAAACTCGACGGTGATGCTCGCGGTGGTGCGGCGCTGTCGATCCGCGCGGTAACCGGCAAGCCGATCAAGCTGGTCGGTATGGGCGAAAAACTCGACGCCCTTGAGGTGTTCCATCCCGACCGTATGGCGCAGCGGATTCTCGGTATGGGGGACGTTCTTTCCCTGATCGAGAAGGCCCAGTCGGTGGTCGAGACCGAGGATGCCGCCAGGATGGAAGCGCAGTTGCGCAAGGATGGTTTCACTCTTGAAACGTTCCGCGATCAACTGCAGATGATCAAGAAGATGGGTTCCATGGAGGGCCTGTTGAAGATGATCCCCGGCGCTGGCAAGGCGATGAAGCAGATGAAGGGGATGCAGCCGCCCGACCAGGAAATGAAAAAAATCGAGGCGATCATCAATTCGATGACCCGCCGTGAACGTCATGATCACCGGATTCTCAATGGTTCCCGTCGGCAGCGAATCGCCCGCGGCAGTGGAACGACGGTGCAGGACGTCAATCAGCTCATCAAGCGTTTTTCGGAAGCGCAGAAGATGATGAAAAAAATGCAGAAAATGGGTCCCAAGGGGCTTAAGGGAATGATGCGCGGCATGCCGTTTTAG
- the rpsP gene encoding 30S ribosomal protein S16, with the protein MAVKIRLARGGAKKKPFYQVVVADERFPRDGRFIANLGQYDPKVDPPLVNLKEELTLEWLKKGAQPTDTVRTLLRGSGIWAKFKQPAEA; encoded by the coding sequence ATGGCAGTAAAAATCAGACTGGCCCGTGGCGGCGCCAAGAAAAAGCCTTTTTACCAGGTCGTGGTCGCCGATGAGCGCTTCCCGCGCGATGGCCGTTTCATTGCCAATCTGGGCCAGTACGATCCGAAAGTCGATCCACCCCTGGTCAACCTGAAAGAAGAACTGACCCTCGAATGGCTGAAGAAAGGTGCTCAGCCGACCGACACGGTGCGTACACTGCTCCGTGGCAGCGGCATCTGGGCCAAGTTCAAGCAGCCTGCTGAGGCCTAG
- a CDS encoding KH domain-containing protein has protein sequence MKELIEFIAKSLVENPEAISISEEESEDGTVLVKLAAAQEDMGRIIGKQGRTAKAMRTLLNAKATRESKRASLQIME, from the coding sequence ATGAAAGAGCTGATCGAGTTCATCGCCAAGTCTCTGGTGGAAAATCCCGAGGCCATTTCCATCTCTGAAGAAGAGAGCGAGGACGGGACCGTGCTCGTCAAACTGGCCGCAGCCCAGGAGGACATGGGGCGCATTATCGGCAAACAGGGACGCACTGCCAAGGCGATGCGAACCCTGCTCAATGCCAAGGCCACCCGGGAGAGCAAGCGGGCCTCGCTGCAGATTATGGAGTAG